The Pristis pectinata isolate sPriPec2 chromosome 41, sPriPec2.1.pri, whole genome shotgun sequence region tgaaccacgaggtgatgttgcggctctatagaactctggttagaccacacttggagtattgtgttcagttctggtctccttattattaggaaagatgtggatgTTTTATAGAGGggtgcagatttaccaggatgtttcctggattggtgGCAATATCTTTTGAGGATAaattgagtgagctcgggcttttctctttaagagaagggggaatgagagggtgaattgatagaggagtacaagatgataagaggcagagatcgagtggacagtccgagacattttcccagggcgaccaTGGCTagcacgagggagcataattttaaggtgattggaggaagatataagggggaagtcatgggtaagttttttacagagagagaggtgggtgcatggaactcaaTTCCGGCAGAGttggtgagggcagatacattagggacatctaagacactcttagatagacacatgaatgacagagaaatggaggggtgtgtgggagggaagggtttgatagatcttagagcaggataaaatgtcgacacaacattgtgggccttcggacctgtactgtgctgtaatgttctttgttctatataaTTCTGGAGGCATGGATTACCGCCAGAAAAAACACGTTTAGTGCGCATTGACCTGGTAAGTTTGATGGAGTCTGGTAAAATGAGGTGCAGTCGTAGAGGGAAACTGAAACTTCCAAACCATGGAGCCATGAGCAGACTGAAAAATGTCTATTATTTAAACAGAAATTAATTTAACATGAAAACTTGTGAACAGGAATTCGGAGAACAAATTAACCGTTCTCAAATCTTAAAACAATTTTCCCGCTTACTACATCAGCTAAGCATATTTCCTCTCTGCCCCTGCAGGTCTTCGCCAGCTGCGTTTGTCTGCTGACCGTGGAGATAATACTTATTTCGCAGGGGAGTCGATTACATTCACTTGTGAGAGTGACAAACTCTTGGCCCTCAGCGGCTTTTCATTGTTTTGTGAAGCACAATCGTTTCAAGCAGAACGACGCGCAGCTTCATCGTTTACAGCCAGAGTCACGTTTGTCACCATGCTCTCGGGGACGAGAATACAAGGTTGCTACTGCCTTTACAgaagcaggacatacacagtgcaGAGTACAACAGTGCGGATAACGGTACTGGGTAAGTTTCAATGCTTGGTTATGTGAAAAAAGCTTGTTTCACTTGATGGTCGTTCTTGGTGTTCTTGCCGAGCTGGGAAGGCGACTTCCAAATTTCAGgaactaattttaaaatagtttatttaTTCTGTCCTGATCTTCTCTTTATTTTATTCGGCCCCATGTGCACATACACAACACCTCCTGTAGCCATACAGAGGGATATTATTTCAAGTTTCCTGTTTTGGAGCCCCTTTCCACACAGTATATGTAAAGTAAGTGATCAAACATTTTGTCGTGGAAGGGCAAGTATTGCATCGTGTTGTATGCTTCTTTCCATTCCCGCTCGGATCAGCATGCTTTGAAATGTGGAAACGCCGGCAGGTCCTGTCGGAAATTCCAACACTTCCTTAATTTTTTTCtagtttttttaagttttatttacagcgtggtaacaggcccttccggcccaacgagtccgcgccgcccattttaaacccaaattaacccacccgtacgtctttgcaatgtgggaggaaaccggatcacctggaggaaacccacgcagacgcgggagaacgtacaaactccttacagacagcggcaggaatctaactccaatcgctggcgctgtaatagcgtcgcgctatacgctacgctaccgtgtcgtTTCCGGTGGTGTACTTTTTGTAAGTCAAAGGCATCCACCTGAATGTGGGTTAATGTGAAGTCTTGAACTGAACATTTTCCAATCCGTCGTCAAAATGTGAAGTTGGAGCAAATACTCCCGCCGGGAAGAATTGAAACCAACACTTCAAACAGCTCCCATGAACTTAATGACAGAGCAACAGCCCTGAGATAAGATAGTCAGCCTTTGCTCGTTTGCGGAATTTTAACTGTgaaggtttagaacatagaacatagaacaattacagcacaattcaggcccttcggcccacaaaactgtgccgaacatgtccctaccctagaacttactaggcttacccatagccctctatttcacgttccatatactgatctaacagtctcttgaaagaccctatcgtatccgcctccaccaccgttttcggcagcccattccacgtactcaccactctctgagtcaaaaaacttacccctgacatctcctctgtacctactccccagcagcttaaacctatttcctcttgtggccaccaattcagcccttgggaaaagcctctgactatctgccctatcaataCTCCTcgttatcttatacacctctatcaggtcccccctcatccaccgtctctccaaggagaaaaggccgagttccctctaCCTGCcatcataaggcatgctccgcatcccaggcagcatccctgtaaatctcctctgaaccgtctctatggcttccacatctttgctgtagtgaggagaccagaattgagcacagtactcaagtgggatctgaccagaacctataaagctgcaacaatacctctcggctcctaaattcagttccccgattgatgaaggacaatacaccatatgccttctgaaccacagtTTGAGGTCGCAACACCTTCATAAGAATTATTTTATGAAAAACATTGACATAATTGCTCATCTCGAAAATATCAATTAATAAGGACGTTTATTGACGACACACCTTTTTCTTCTTGATGGCAATatggataaatatttttaaaaactcaacCTTCACACTTACATCACAGAAGTAAATATTCTGCCGAAAGTCTGGCGTTGAAATAACATTTCCGGCTTGTTTGTTGTCCTGGACACTACAatttcatttcagaatcagattcagaatcagttttattatcattgttttgtatgacgtgaaatctgttgtttttcgGCAGCGggacagtgcaaaggcatagaattgctataaattacaataaaataaatagtgcaaaaaaggaataccgaggtagtgttcatgggttcgtgaacgttcataaatctgatggcagaggggaaacgTTGTTCggaaatcattgagtgtaggtcttcaggctcctgtccctcctcgcAGTTGGTAGTTCCGATACGAGGGCATGCGCCGGATGGGGAGGGTACTTACTGATGGATTGCGCCTTCTTGAgtgactgcctcttgaagatatccttgatggtgggaagggttgtgcccgtgacagagctggctgagtctaaaaccctctgcaCCTTCGTgcgagcctccacaccaggcttgGCTACAACCAGACAGCATGCTTAGTCGAGATTACAAGTGAACGGTACTTCAGTGGTTTATAGAAGATGTAGCTGTCTTGAGCTTATAAAGTGGATGACCCAATGGAAGGttacatttataaaaatgacacgACAATTCAACTATTTCTACAATTTCTGCCTGCTGAAAtcataaggaaaaggaagggCAAATCTTCAAGCAGTTTACGAATATCTTCAGGCAGATTACGAATCGTCATTTCTGCGTTGCGGAACATCGGCTCGAGCATTGGAGCGGTAGAATTTAGCGGATACTGAAACGTGACGATAGATTATCACGataatgttttcaacattttccaagCTGATCTGGACGTTTGTGAATTTATCACACTGCACCATGAAGTATCATAACTGCCAGTGTCAATATTTTCATCAAAAGCTCGTAGTGGAAAATGCATGCTCTGGCAGCAAAGACTTCGTGTGACCATCGTGCTTGCAGGCAAATGAAGCGCCAGGGAATcgcaataaaaataattttcgGTTAGTGAGAATTCTACTTCTTTGCAGCATTGTTTAACATTGGCAGACCATATCATAGAGGTAGCATTCAACAAAGTCCAGGcaaaaaatatttctgaaagtATGGGTCTCCTCCTTGAAAATTACAATTCGAACGCATTTACTTGACTGTACTCCATGACAGCAGTAAAATTGAGTGCAGAAGTAGCGGGGAACGGAGAATAGCAAACCGTGTCAAATACTGACCAATTTTAATCAATTGAACAGAAATAAATTAAGATGCCAGTGCGAGAATAAGAATTCTTATCGCAAATTAACCATTCTAGTATTTCGCAGAATCTTAAAAACAGTGTTGCGGATTTGTCTAACAGCTGAATGGacttctctctgttcctgcagaaCGTAgtaaactgcgattatcaccagATCGTGCCGATTACGTCTATTTCAGAGGGGAATCCATTATTTTCACTTGTGAAGCCGGCTATAGATATTTCCCCAGCGGATTTCGGTTGCATTGTGGGGGACAACGTTTACAATTGGAAACACGTGCAGCTAACTCACGGGGAGTCGCGGTTACGTTTGTCGCGAGAGTCACAACAACTCACAGTCAAGTTTGCCACTGCCTTTATGAAAGAGATCAACACATAGTACAAAGTGAAACGTTGCGGGTAACTATAGTGGGTAAGTTTAAATGTCTGACTATTTGACAGAATTTTGTTGCACCAGATGCTCACACGTAGCATGAAAGTGTATAGATCGAAATATTGCTTTCAAATGTCGGACAAAAGGTTTAAACAATGTATTCAATGTCCTGATCCCCACTGCATTCGTGTTAGGCGCCACGTTTACGTATACAGCTCTTCTCTTTGCCATCCAGTGGGATGTGATTTCATTTTCTCCTTTGCTGAATGCAGCTTTCCACAAGGTGTATTCAGAGAAGACTGCTCTGCATGGCAAATATTGTATCATGCTCCACGCCCTTTACTCTGTTTTGCATTCCCGCTTGGATCCACATCAGACAAACAGATCTACTAGGAAATTCCAACATTTGCTGGTGCTAGTATGTCTTGTAAGTTAAGATCATCCACTTCACCACAGGCTAATACTAAGTCCTCAACTGGACAATATTTTCCACGCCGGCGTCAGAACGTAAGGCTACTACGCTAACACCCATAGCCGTGAAATTACGCTAAGAACTGAAACTGCACCCCAGGTGATTTAATTAATGATGGACAACTGTGAGATACCAAggtcagcatttgctgtttcataaaatattaactgttttactTGCCTAACTGTTTTGTTTATACTTTTGTCTAAAATTTCATGTCCGTCAGACTGCCAAGATTTTGGTAATTTTTCTTTAACAATAATACACCGCTTCATTACAGAAACTAAGATAACGTTTCTAAAATAATGTGAGAAAAGGATTTGAATTCTTCGTCAAGCCTCCAATATTCAGGAGTCGTCTCAAAGAGTTTAACTTTTTTCTAACAGTCTTCTAATTGGTGATTTCTTGAGGTCATGATCTGACTTACCGTTTGAGAAAATAAGCgactgcattttgaaaagtccAAAGTCAATGAAATGGTTAACGTGGCTTTGGGCATGGAAAATGGGAAGTGATAAAATAGCAAACTAATGAAAAATAGAAAGAGTATCAAGAGAGGTTTTGCAGACCGCAAAAAATAGTAGGATAACGCCGATTACACTAAGTGGTTTGACAGGTTGTCCTGGTTCAACatgctttgaaaatcaaaatccaAATATGAGTTCCGTTACGATACATTTAGGCGGAGAACTAAACACAAGTTAATGCAATGGATTTAGGAGGCATTACAAAGGGGAAAATTGGATGATAGCTCAGGGAGTACTCACGGCACATGCTCTGGAAGTCACAAGGACGTGCATAATGTTGTGTTATGTTGTTATGTTGCAATGGCAAATCATATATCTGAGTTGAATACGGATCTATGGCTGCAGTACTGCCAAGGTCTGAAATGGTTAACGATCAGAATTATTCAGTCAGACACAGGtcgggggcggggtggggggggggggaaggtggtggtttTGGGAGACAT contains the following coding sequences:
- the LOC127587591 gene encoding uncharacterized protein LOC127587591; its protein translation is MKFQRSDAQGLRQLRLSADRGDNTYFAGESITFTCESDKLLALSGFSLFCEAQSFQAERRAASSFTARVTFVTMLSGTRIQGCYCLYRSRTYTVQSTTVRITVLERSKLRLSPDRADYVYFRGESIIFTCEAGYRYFPSGFRLHCGGQRLQLETRAANSRGVAVTFVARVTTTHSQVCHCLYERDQHIVQSETLRVTIVDRPRKPELSADREDKVYLRHEEVTFTCNIIHGYSINRVDLYTDKRHAQTKRKEDVSPSYKVTFNILDTRPGVEYYYCVYTLTMSGREVPSEPSERVKITVVDLDVNVKALSDIRKMCSVLPGGFCS